One genomic segment of [Pasteurella] aerogenes includes these proteins:
- the rodA gene encoding rod shape-determining protein RodA gives MSEKNIWLSLWRRLHIDFWLFLGLVVISGFGLVVLYSASGGNENMFRNRLIQVALGFAVMFVMAQFSPKFYQRIAPYLFGVGIVLLILVDLIGTTSKGAQRWLDLGLFRFQPSEIVKLSVPLMVAVYLGKRALPPSLKDTFIALLLIIVPTLLVAIQPDLGTSILVSASGVFVVFLAGMSWWLISAAIIALAAFIPIMWFYLMHDYQRTRVLTLLDPEKDPLGAGYHILQSKIAIGSGGIWGKGWMQGTQSQLEFLPEPHTDFIFAVLSEEYGMIGFCILMAIYIFIVSRGLMIGVNAQNAFGRTLVGALILIFFVYVFVNVGMVSGILPVVGVPLPLVSYGGTSFVTLMAGFGLIMSIHTHKEHFFKGTK, from the coding sequence ATGAGTGAGAAAAATATTTGGCTTTCCTTATGGCGTCGTTTACATATTGATTTTTGGTTATTTCTCGGCTTGGTCGTGATTTCCGGATTTGGGTTGGTGGTGCTATATAGTGCTTCCGGCGGCAATGAAAATATGTTTAGAAACCGCTTAATTCAAGTAGCTTTAGGCTTTGCGGTGATGTTTGTTATGGCGCAATTTTCACCTAAATTTTACCAACGCATTGCTCCTTATTTATTCGGCGTGGGGATTGTTTTATTGATTTTGGTCGATTTAATCGGTACCACTAGTAAAGGGGCGCAACGCTGGTTAGATTTAGGTTTATTTCGTTTCCAACCCTCTGAAATCGTGAAGTTATCTGTACCTTTGATGGTCGCAGTTTATTTAGGAAAACGTGCTTTACCGCCGAGTTTAAAAGATACCTTTATTGCCTTGTTGCTGATTATTGTGCCAACGTTATTAGTGGCAATTCAGCCAGATTTGGGAACCTCTATTTTGGTTAGCGCCTCTGGGGTTTTTGTGGTTTTCTTGGCGGGGATGAGTTGGTGGCTAATTTCGGCGGCGATAATCGCCTTAGCGGCGTTTATTCCGATTATGTGGTTTTATTTAATGCATGATTACCAACGCACAAGGGTGCTAACGTTGCTCGATCCGGAAAAAGATCCGCTGGGCGCCGGTTATCACATTTTACAATCAAAAATCGCGATTGGTTCAGGCGGCATTTGGGGTAAAGGCTGGATGCAAGGCACCCAATCGCAACTGGAGTTTTTGCCTGAACCCCATACGGATTTTATCTTTGCGGTATTAAGTGAAGAATATGGTATGATTGGCTTTTGTATTTTAATGGCGATTTATATTTTTATTGTTTCCCGTGGGTTGATGATTGGCGTTAATGCACAAAATGCCTTTGGGCGTACCTTGGTTGGCGCGTTAATTTTGATCTTCTTTGTATATGTGTTTGTTAACGTTGGAATGGTAAGTGGCATTTTGCCGGTGGTAGGTGTACCGCTGCCTTTAGTGAGTTATGGTGGAACCTCTTTTGTCACCTTAATGGCGGGATTTGGCTTGATTATGTCTATCCATACCCACAAAGAACATTTTTTTAAGGGAACTAAATAA
- the mrdA gene encoding penicillin-binding protein 2, whose translation MNLKKWLSQPPQDPIRDKKAERNLFARRALISFIGVLGLSAILLTNLYHLQVTNYDSYQTRSNGNRIKLLPLPPTRGLIYDRYGKLLAENLTFFGLYIVPEKVENLDRTFEELKLIVGLNDADIENFRKERRRSSRYTPILLKSDLTEEHIARFAVNQYKFPSLEVKPYFKRHYLYGEPLTHILGYVAKINDKDVERLKNEDKYADYAGTSDIGKLGIERYYEDELHGTVGFEEVEVNNRGKVIRKLREQPAVAGKSIHLTIDLELQRYILNLLGNRKGAVVVLDPKDSSVLAMVSTPTYDNNLFVGGISSADYKRLLEDVNRPLYSRATQGAYPPASTIKPFMSVAALQENVVTPSTTVFDPGYWILPGSTKRFRDWKRSGHGHTDLNKAIAESSDTYFYQVAYNMGIDRVSSWMNHFGFGMPTGIDILEEASGIMPTRDWKQKKYKRPWVQGDTISVGIGQGYWIATPLQVAKALAVLVNNGKVNTPHLMKYIEGDKIEPYKDPLLYEDINEPKQQYWELAKRGMYNVVNASNGTGRKPFIGTNYHVAGKSGTAQVFSLKENQTYNAGNLVKELHDHAWFVGFAPYENPKMVVAVILENAGGGGSNAGPVVRSVMDYYLNERLPQVAREQNQADSDKAKNEDKHETTNKTTVVEKQNNE comes from the coding sequence ATGAACTTGAAAAAATGGCTTTCTCAACCTCCCCAAGATCCGATTCGTGATAAAAAAGCGGAACGGAACCTGTTTGCACGCCGAGCGTTAATTTCATTTATCGGCGTGTTGGGATTATCTGCAATCTTGTTAACCAATTTATACCATCTTCAAGTTACTAATTATGACAGCTACCAAACCCGCTCCAACGGGAACCGTATTAAATTATTGCCTTTACCGCCAACGCGCGGATTAATTTATGATCGTTACGGGAAACTGTTGGCGGAAAACTTGACCTTTTTCGGGCTATATATTGTACCGGAAAAAGTGGAAAATTTAGACCGCACTTTTGAAGAATTAAAATTGATTGTGGGCTTAAATGATGCCGATATTGAGAATTTTCGCAAGGAACGTCGCCGATCTTCACGTTATACGCCAATTTTGTTGAAATCCGATTTGACTGAAGAACACATTGCCCGCTTTGCGGTTAACCAATATAAATTTCCAAGTTTAGAAGTCAAACCTTATTTTAAACGTCATTATTTGTATGGCGAACCTTTAACGCATATTTTGGGCTATGTAGCAAAAATCAACGATAAAGATGTAGAACGCCTGAAAAATGAAGATAAATACGCTGATTATGCGGGTACCTCGGATATCGGTAAATTAGGCATTGAGCGTTATTACGAGGACGAATTGCACGGTACCGTCGGCTTTGAAGAAGTAGAAGTGAATAACCGTGGGAAAGTCATTCGTAAACTGCGTGAGCAGCCGGCAGTAGCGGGAAAAAGCATTCATTTGACCATTGATTTGGAATTGCAACGTTATATTCTCAATTTATTAGGTAACCGCAAAGGCGCGGTAGTCGTGCTGGATCCGAAAGATAGTAGCGTATTAGCGATGGTTTCCACACCGACCTATGACAATAATTTATTTGTTGGCGGGATTTCCAGCGCAGATTATAAGCGTTTATTGGAAGATGTTAATCGTCCGTTGTATAGTCGCGCGACGCAAGGCGCTTATCCACCGGCATCCACCATTAAACCATTTATGTCGGTAGCCGCGTTGCAAGAAAATGTCGTCACCCCTTCTACGACAGTGTTTGACCCGGGTTATTGGATTTTACCCGGTTCTACCAAACGCTTTAGAGACTGGAAACGTTCCGGACACGGTCACACGGACTTAAACAAGGCGATTGCAGAATCGTCAGATACGTATTTTTATCAAGTGGCGTACAATATGGGAATAGATCGAGTTTCCAGTTGGATGAACCATTTTGGGTTCGGGATGCCAACTGGGATTGATATTTTAGAAGAAGCTTCCGGTATTATGCCAACGCGTGATTGGAAACAGAAAAAATATAAAAGACCTTGGGTACAAGGCGATACAATTTCTGTTGGTATCGGACAAGGGTATTGGATCGCAACACCATTGCAAGTTGCAAAAGCATTGGCGGTATTGGTAAACAATGGGAAAGTGAATACACCACATCTGATGAAATATATAGAGGGCGATAAAATTGAGCCTTATAAAGACCCTTTGCTGTATGAAGATATTAACGAGCCAAAACAGCAATATTGGGAATTGGCAAAACGTGGAATGTATAACGTAGTTAACGCCAGTAACGGGACAGGACGCAAACCTTTTATTGGTACAAATTATCATGTCGCCGGTAAATCAGGAACCGCACAAGTGTTTAGTTTGAAAGAAAATCAAACCTACAACGCCGGAAATTTGGTAAAAGAATTGCATGACCATGCGTGGTTTGTAGGTTTTGCACCTTACGAAAATCCGAAAATGGTGGTTGCAGTCATTTTGGAAAATGCCGGTGGTGGCGGAAGCAATGCCGGACCTGTGGTACGTAGCGTGATGGATTATTATTTGAATGAGCGTTTGCCACAAGTGGCGCGTGAGCAAAATCAGGCTGATTCCGATAAAGCGAAAAATGAAGATAAACACGAAACAACAAATAAAACAACTGTAGTGGAGAAGCAAAATAATGAGTGA
- the rlmH gene encoding ribosomal RNA large subunit methyltransferase H gives MPAWVTTGFEEYQRRFPKEMPFELIEIPAGKRGKNADIKRILDLEGKAMLAACGKGKIVTLDIPGKPWTTEQLAQQLETWKNDGRDLCLLIGGPEGLSAECKAAAEQSWSLSPLTLPHPLVRVVVAESLYRAWSLTTNHPYHRE, from the coding sequence ATGCCGGCGTGGGTCACTACTGGATTTGAAGAATATCAACGTCGTTTCCCAAAAGAAATGCCCTTTGAGCTGATAGAAATTCCTGCCGGAAAACGAGGCAAAAATGCGGATATTAAGCGTATTTTAGATCTAGAAGGAAAAGCCATGTTGGCAGCTTGTGGCAAGGGGAAAATTGTTACTTTAGATATTCCTGGTAAACCTTGGACAACTGAGCAATTGGCGCAACAATTGGAAACTTGGAAAAACGACGGGCGCGATCTGTGTTTGTTGATTGGTGGACCGGAAGGGTTGTCTGCCGAATGTAAAGCGGCGGCAGAACAAAGTTGGTCGTTATCACCATTAACATTGCCACATCCGTTAGTGCGCGTGGTGGTGGCTGAAAGTTTGTATCGTGCTTGGTCATTGACCACAAATCACCCCTATCACCGCGAGTAA
- the ybeB gene encoding ribosome-associated, Iojap-like family protein — MKLVDFLVNTLDDLKATDILTIDVRGKSSITDDMIICTGTSSRHVSSLAQKLIDESKQAGFETFGEEGKTTADWIVVDFGQAMVHILQADSRELYQLEKLWA; from the coding sequence ATGAAATTAGTCGATTTTTTAGTCAATACATTGGATGATTTAAAAGCTACAGATATTTTAACCATTGATGTACGCGGCAAATCGTCGATTACTGACGATATGATTATTTGTACCGGAACGTCCAGCCGCCATGTCTCTTCACTGGCGCAAAAATTAATTGATGAAAGTAAACAAGCGGGATTTGAGACCTTCGGCGAGGAAGGAAAAACAACTGCCGATTGGATTGTGGTAGATTTTGGTCAAGCCATGGTGCATATTTTGCAGGCGGACAGCCGCGAACTGTATCAATTAGAAAAACTTTGGGCATAG